A genomic stretch from Nitrobacter winogradskyi Nb-255 includes:
- the nuoL gene encoding NADH-quinone oxidoreductase subunit L: protein MIEAIVFLPLIGAILAGLIALLGAHWRNPSGDTVDHHDGHGHAHAAAAHDDHGHGDSRGHDDHHVSEPPAAGSRAAELITTTLLIASAVLSWITLVDVGFMHHDARIALFSWISSGDLQIGWSLRVDTLTAVMLVVVTTVSSLVHFYSIGYMDEDPHRPRFFGYLSLFTFAMLMLVTSDNLVQLFFGWEGVGLASYLLIGFWYQKPSANAAAIKAFVVNRVGDFGFSLGIFAVFMLVGSTDFDTIFSAAPGLTGKTIHFLAWDVNALTLICLLLFMGAMGKSAQLLLHTWLPDAMEGPTPVSALIHAATMVTAGVFMVARLSPLFELSPDAQAFVMFIGATTAIFAATVGLVQNDIKRIVAYSTCSQLGYMFVAMGAGAYTVGMFHLFTHAFFKALLFLGSGSVIYAMHHEQDIRNMGGLKDRIPYTYFVMVIGTLALTGFPLTAGYFSKDAIIESAYVSHNPFAYYGFLMTVAAAGLTSFYSWRLIFKTFHGKPHDQAHYKAAHESPIWMLIPIGVLAAGSILAGFPFKELFTGHGVEEFFRESVKMHPHILEEMHHIPKTIAFLPTVMMIMGFAVAWLFYIRRPDIPVQLAREHQMLYKFLLNKWYFDELYEVIFVRPAKWLGRFLWKKGDGLVIDGFGPDGVSSGVLDVTRNVVRLQTGYLYHYAFAMLIGVAGLITWFMFSGGQ, encoded by the coding sequence ATGATCGAGGCAATCGTCTTTCTGCCGCTGATCGGCGCGATCCTCGCCGGGCTGATCGCGCTGCTCGGCGCGCATTGGCGCAATCCCAGCGGCGATACGGTCGATCATCATGACGGCCACGGTCATGCTCACGCGGCGGCGGCGCATGATGATCACGGGCATGGTGACTCCCGCGGCCACGACGATCATCACGTCAGCGAACCGCCGGCGGCGGGATCGCGCGCCGCCGAACTGATCACGACCACTTTGCTGATCGCGTCGGCGGTCCTGTCATGGATCACGCTGGTCGACGTGGGCTTCATGCATCACGACGCGCGGATCGCGCTGTTCTCGTGGATTTCCTCCGGCGATCTCCAGATCGGCTGGTCGTTAAGGGTCGATACGCTGACGGCGGTCATGCTGGTGGTCGTCACCACGGTATCGTCGCTCGTGCATTTCTATTCCATAGGCTACATGGACGAGGATCCCCACCGTCCGCGCTTCTTTGGGTATCTGTCGCTGTTCACCTTCGCGATGCTGATGCTGGTGACGTCGGACAACCTGGTCCAGCTTTTCTTCGGCTGGGAAGGCGTCGGCCTTGCAAGCTATCTGCTGATCGGATTCTGGTATCAGAAGCCGTCGGCGAATGCGGCGGCGATCAAGGCGTTCGTGGTCAACCGTGTCGGCGACTTCGGCTTCTCGCTCGGCATTTTTGCTGTGTTCATGCTGGTCGGCTCGACCGACTTCGATACCATTTTCAGCGCGGCGCCGGGGCTGACCGGGAAGACGATTCACTTCCTGGCCTGGGACGTCAACGCACTCACGTTGATCTGCCTGCTGTTGTTCATGGGGGCGATGGGCAAGTCGGCGCAGTTGCTGCTGCACACCTGGCTGCCCGACGCGATGGAGGGCCCGACGCCGGTGTCGGCGCTGATTCATGCGGCAACCATGGTGACCGCGGGCGTGTTCATGGTGGCGCGGCTGTCGCCGTTGTTCGAACTGTCGCCGGACGCGCAGGCGTTCGTGATGTTCATCGGCGCGACGACGGCGATCTTCGCGGCGACGGTCGGCCTCGTGCAGAACGACATCAAGCGGATCGTGGCGTATTCGACCTGCTCGCAGCTCGGCTACATGTTCGTGGCGATGGGAGCAGGGGCCTATACCGTCGGCATGTTCCACCTGTTCACTCATGCCTTCTTCAAGGCGCTGCTGTTCCTGGGCTCGGGATCGGTGATCTATGCGATGCATCACGAGCAGGACATCCGCAACATGGGCGGCCTGAAGGATCGCATTCCGTATACATACTTCGTCATGGTGATCGGAACGCTGGCGCTGACCGGTTTCCCCCTGACCGCCGGATATTTTTCGAAGGACGCGATCATCGAATCCGCTTACGTGTCTCACAATCCGTTCGCCTACTACGGCTTCCTCATGACCGTGGCGGCGGCCGGCCTCACGTCCTTCTATTCGTGGCGGCTGATCTTCAAGACCTTCCACGGCAAGCCACACGATCAGGCGCATTATAAGGCCGCGCATGAAAGCCCGATCTGGATGCTTATTCCGATCGGCGTTCTTGCGGCCGGCTCGATCCTCGCGGGCTTTCCCTTCAAGGAATTGTTCACCGGGCACGGGGTCGAGGAGTTCTTCCGGGAATCCGTGAAGATGCATCCGCACATCCTTGAGGAAATGCATCACATTCCGAAGACGATCGCCTTCCTGCCGACCGTGATGATGATTATGGGATTTGCGGTGGCGTGGCTCTTCTATATCCGCCGGCCCGATATCCCGGTCCAGCTCGCGCGCGAGCATCAGATGCTCTACAAGTTTCTGCTCAATAAATGGTACTTCGACGAACTCTATGAGGTGATCTTCGTGCGTCCGGCGAAGTGGCTCGGCCGCTTCCTGTGGAAGAAGGGCGACGGTTTGGTCATTGACGGCTTTGGTCCCGATGGCGTTTCGTCCGGGGTGCTCGACGTCACCCGTAATGTCGTCAGATTGCAGACGGGATACCTGTATCACTATGCGTTCGCGATGCTGATCGGCGTTGCCGGTCTGATCACCTGGTTCATGTTCTCGGGAGGCCAGTAA